One stretch of Comamonas testosteroni DNA includes these proteins:
- a CDS encoding recombination-associated protein RdgC codes for MFKSMIIYRIAKSWQGDLQVLEDALQKTVFEECGATQERSVGWVPPRGEQHGPLVESVAGQWVMRFMSESKVLPASVLNRKVNEKAEHIEKTEGRKPGKKEKRELKDEAKLDLLPMAFTKQGSMWVWIDPQARTLVLDTSAQGRADEVVTLLVEGLPGFALALLDTQTSPQAAMAHWLMTQEPPAGFSADRETELKAADESKAVVRYARHPLDIDEVRQHIEHGKLPTKLAMTWDDRVSFVLTEGLQIKNITLLDAVMDGNSKDDSGFDTDVAIATGELSRLIPDLIEALGGEGRTALGDLPALPATSASN; via the coding sequence AGTGTTTGAAGAGTGCGGCGCGACCCAGGAGCGCTCCGTGGGCTGGGTGCCGCCGCGCGGCGAGCAACACGGCCCGCTGGTCGAATCCGTGGCCGGGCAGTGGGTCATGCGTTTCATGAGCGAGTCCAAGGTACTGCCGGCCAGCGTGCTCAATCGCAAGGTCAACGAGAAGGCCGAGCACATCGAAAAGACCGAGGGCCGCAAGCCCGGCAAGAAGGAAAAGCGCGAGCTCAAGGACGAGGCCAAGCTGGATCTGCTGCCCATGGCCTTCACCAAGCAGGGCAGCATGTGGGTCTGGATCGATCCGCAGGCGCGCACTCTGGTGCTCGATACCAGCGCCCAGGGCCGCGCCGATGAGGTGGTGACGCTGCTAGTCGAGGGCCTGCCCGGCTTTGCCCTGGCCCTGCTGGACACCCAGACCAGCCCACAGGCTGCCATGGCGCATTGGCTGATGACGCAGGAGCCGCCCGCCGGCTTCTCGGCCGACCGCGAGACGGAGCTAAAAGCCGCCGACGAATCCAAAGCCGTGGTGCGCTACGCCCGCCACCCGCTGGATATTGATGAAGTCCGCCAACACATCGAGCACGGAAAGCTGCCCACCAAGCTGGCCATGACCTGGGACGATCGGGTGAGCTTTGTGCTGACCGAAGGCCTGCAGATCAAGAACATCACGCTGCTGGATGCGGTCATGGACGGCAACAGCAAGGATGACAGCGGATTTGATACCGATGTAGCCATTGCCACCGGCGAGCTGTCGCGCCTGATCCCCGACCTGATTGAGGCTCTTGGCGGCGAAGGCCGCACCGCTCTGGGCGACCTGCCCGCCTTGCCGGCTACCAGCGCCAGCAACTGA